The DNA window CTGTATATTGCTTTATGTCGCTTTCACTTTCCACGTCGAATATAAGCATAGCAAACTCGTCTCCGCTAAGTCTGCCCACCATATTTGGAAGCTTGACTATGTCTGAAAGGATATCTGCTATACTCGCTATAAAAGTATCTCCCATGGTGTGTCCCATGGTGTCATTTATATTCTTGAAATTGTCTATATCCATGTATATAAAAGCTATCTTCTTGCCATTGGAGTCTGCTTCACCAAGCATCTTACTAAAGTGTTTCTCAAGAAGCACCCTGTTCGGAAGATCTGTGAGTGGGTCATAGTAGGCAAGTCTGTTTAGCTTCTTTTCAAGAGCCCTTCTCTCGCTTATGTCCACTCCTATAAATATATACCCCTCGACAGATCCATCCGCCCCGTGAACCTGGTTTGCGTTCCAAAGAGCTGAAAACTCAATCCCATTCTTTCCAAGAATCGAGAACTCTTTGTTGATTCCGCTTCTTCCATTTACAATACCCATTATCTTTTCAGACATTTCTTTTTTTCTAGACTCACTTATAAACAAGTCTATTGCGCTTTTGCCAAGTGCATCTTTTTCAAAATACCCGGTCATCTTTTCTGCTATGGGGTTCATCCGCTTCACTTTTAAATCATTGTCCAGTATCATTATGAGCACAGGTGACTCTTTTATTATGTTTTCCGAGAAGTCTTTTTCGCTTCTCAGCCTTTCTTCTAAAGCCACTCTCTCAGTTATGTCTGTATGGGAGCCTGCTATTCTAGTCAGCCTTCCGTTTTCATCCCATTCGCCTTTTCCCCTGCTCAGCACCCATCTTATATCGCCGCTGAGACTCACTATTCTATATGTATTTTCATATAGTCCTTCTGCAGACTCTCTATACTTCTCTAAGGTATTTTCAAACCCATTTATGTCGTCTGGATGTATAAATCGCTTCCAGTCTTCATAGTTTAAGTCCAGGGAATTGCCCTCGTATCCAAGTATCTGCTTGTCCTTGTCTGAAAAAAGATATCTTCCAGTCTCAAGATCCCACTCCCATATGCCGTCGTTGACACCTTGGATTATAAGCTGATGCTTTCTATTCAGCCTGTCCAGCTCTTCTTTCTGCATAGCTATTCTGTCGTACTGATCGCTTATCTCGCTTTCCATAGCCACAAGCTCTTCGTAAGCCGAACCCAGCTCGTTGTAGCTTCCTATAGCCATGTTCGTGACCTCTTGGAACATGCAGAGTCTTCTGAGGATTATTCCGTAGAAAACCGCCCCAGTTATCATCACGTATGCCCAGCCTTTATAAACCTCTATCTTGCTTCTATAGTCTGGATTCTCCACAAGGCTTCTTATTATATTGTCTGACAGCAGAACCCAGAGAAATCCCACTGCCACATAGACAGCTATCACCTTGAAAGCTTCCGATTTAGGCGATAGTGTGTTTTTCATATTCAAAAGTTCAAAGTCCTCCACAAAGTCTTTGCTTTGCTCGAAGTCCCCATGTGGCGAATTGTTTATCATATATTTTCACTGTCTCCTTTGACTTCATACGTCTCGATTCTTAAGCAATATTATATCATACAAAGCCAAGCGAACGGGCCCTACTATAAGATATTTATGAATTTTACTGAATTTTTACAAATACTATTTGAGTGGAGATATCAGCTTCTCCATAAAGTCCACGTCGAGATACTGCTCTATCTTCATAAATGTGTCCATATTTACTATCTCCTTGTCGGGGTTCTGGTATTCCAGCCATGCATAGGCGCACCAGGAAAGCGCCCTGAGATACAGGTATGGTGCATATATCTGCACTCTCTCCTCTATTCCCCTGTCACCTGCACTTAAGTTTTTTGCGTAGTGCTTGAAGAAATCCTTTTTTTCATCTCTGCTCAGCACATAGCTTCCCTTCCAGCTTGTAGTCGTCTCAGCTATAAACTGCGTTATATCCTGGCAGGGGTCGCTTATAACCGGCTTCTCCCAGTCTATAAGGTAGCTTCTCTCCTCCCCTATTATGAAGTTGTGGGAGTTGACCTCTGTGTTGTTCACTACATGCCATTTGTCCTGCTTGAAATAAGTTTCTTTATGCGAATTCGCCTCTGCCCAATCCAGAAAGTTCTGAAAGAAGCTCTTTAGCTTTACATCCACCTTGGGGCTGTCCATGTAATCACCTAGCCACATTCTGGCTTCTCTAACCCTGGAGCTCAGTATGTCGCTCTCTACTATGAAAGTCTCATCGAGCCCCTCCGTATCTAGCGAGTGGATCTTCCCGAAAATCGTGGCAGCAGTTCTCAGGTCTTTGCTGTAGTCTAGCGGAACCCCTTCTAAGAACTCCATCACAAGGACGCCATAGTCCAAGACGTCTTTTTTTCCGTCCACATAGTGCGCCCTCGGTGTAACCCCGCTCAATTCAAGCGCCTTAAGCGCATTGTACTCATACTCTATCTGGTTCTCAAGCCCGAGCTGGCTAGCCGTGTTTGCTCTGAAGACTAGCTTCTTCGCCCTGTCCTCAACTAGGTAATTTATATTGTACTCGCCTTGCGCCAAAAATCGGATTTTGAAATCCCTCTCAAGTCCCAATTTCTCAGCGAGGTTTTTAGCTTCTATATAGCTTTTTATCCTACTCTCTAGCCCATTTTTCATCGGCGCTTCCACCCTCTCTGTACTTTCTTAGAAAGTCTATAGTGTTTCGGGGAGCTGTTCCGGATTCTTCAAAAGCTCCTAGCTTGTTCATCAAGTACTCAAAATCGTCCCCAGTGTCTATGTCCCGCTGCTTAGTCACCAGCCCGACCGAAAGGCCTTGGCTGTTTATCTGCCTAAATGTGCCCTCCAAGACGGTGTTGCAGCCCCATTTCATGTCCTCTGAAAATATCTCGCTCTGCACTTCCTTCATGCCAATGAGGTAGTAGCCTCCGTCCAACGTAGGGCCTACGCACATGTCGTTTGACTCTAGCTGAACAAACGACTCTTCCAAGCACTCCAGGTCTATTTCCGGGACATCGCTTCCCATAAGCACCACTTCATCGTAGCCCATTTTGAACACAGCTTCAAAAGCGTGCTTCATCCGATCACCAAGCGTTTCTCCATGCTGTGGGAACGCCTTGACATCCTCCGGCAGCAGCTCTGACAGTATTCTGAATTCGTCCTCTGGGGTGTAGGACACGTATACATCTATCTCCGGCTCAAGCTTCCCCATAACTCCGAATATATCTCTGAGGAAACAGCTGTGTATCTCAGCGCATTCCTCCGGAGAAAGCACCTCCATAAGTCTCGTCTTTGTCTTTCCAGGTATCGGCACTCTGGTCATAAGTATAATAGCTTTCATCATCTGCACTCCCTATACATCTTATTGAGTTCCTCTGTGTCCTTCCCCAGCACGTAGAGTATCTTGATCTTGTGCATAAAGAGAAGCGTCCTGAGCGATCCGCCAGACTTGAACCTCCTGGCCGAGCTTCCTATCCGCTCCGGCAGCAGCTTCATCTTTCCGGCCTTTCTGAGCCTTAAGCTTATCTCGAAGTCCTCCATAAGCGCAAGCTTTGGATATCCGCCTATGGACTCGAATAGATCTCTTCTCAAGAAGAGCGACTGGTCTCCGTAGTACATGCCGGAGTGCTTGGCCCTCCAGTTTGAAGTCCAGGTTATAAACCGAATTACAGCATCAGTGTAGTCGTAGAAGTATATAGAAAAGCCTCCTCCGATATAGCCTTCAGATATGGCGACTTCAATTGCGCTTATTGAATTCTCGTCCACTATGCTGTCCGAGTGCACAAACCAGAGTATATCGCCCTTGGCCATGCTTGCACCGGCGTTCATCTGGTTCGCCCTGCCTCTTTCGCTTTCGACAACAACAGCCATATTGCCGGCTATTTCCACAGTTCTGTCGGAGCTTCCCCCGTCCACAACTATTATCTCCTTGTCGCCTCTAAGTCTGTTTAACTGTTCTAGCAGCTTTGAAATAGTGCTCTCCTCGTTCAGCACCGGCACAATTATAGATATCATCTTGACTCACCACTCATACAAACTATCCTCTCTCTCTTTAATTCAACTGAAACTTCCTCTCCCAGTTCAAAGACTTCAGTCTTTTCTGCCGTGCACTTAAGCTCTATTCCGCCTGAGCGTACAGTGTAGTGGATTCTGTCGCCAGCATACCGTCTGCTTGCGATAGTCCCGCTTGCTGCTCCAGCCTTTGCCTGTGAAATCTTGACGTCTTCCGGCCTGACCATAAGCTTTGCATATCCGTCTACACAGTCCAGCTTAAACTCCCCGAAAGCTGTGGCTACTATTCCGTCTGAGGAATCACCCTCTATATAGCTTGCGTCCCCGAAAAAGCTTGCTACCTCAGGCGAATTCGGCCTTTCGTAAAGCTCCACAGGCGTTCCGAATTGAAGCAGTTCTCCACCCATCATGATGGCTATTCT is part of the Andreesenia angusta genome and encodes:
- a CDS encoding TIGR04282 family arsenosugar biosynthesis glycosyltransferase is translated as MKAIILMTRVPIPGKTKTRLMEVLSPEECAEIHSCFLRDIFGVMGKLEPEIDVYVSYTPEDEFRILSELLPEDVKAFPQHGETLGDRMKHAFEAVFKMGYDEVVLMGSDVPEIDLECLEESFVQLESNDMCVGPTLDGGYYLIGMKEVQSEIFSEDMKWGCNTVLEGTFRQINSQGLSVGLVTKQRDIDTGDDFEYLMNKLGAFEESGTAPRNTIDFLRKYREGGSADEKWARE
- a CDS encoding sensor domain-containing protein; protein product: MINNSPHGDFEQSKDFVEDFELLNMKNTLSPKSEAFKVIAVYVAVGFLWVLLSDNIIRSLVENPDYRSKIEVYKGWAYVMITGAVFYGIILRRLCMFQEVTNMAIGSYNELGSAYEELVAMESEISDQYDRIAMQKEELDRLNRKHQLIIQGVNDGIWEWDLETGRYLFSDKDKQILGYEGNSLDLNYEDWKRFIHPDDINGFENTLEKYRESAEGLYENTYRIVSLSGDIRWVLSRGKGEWDENGRLTRIAGSHTDITERVALEERLRSEKDFSENIIKESPVLIMILDNDLKVKRMNPIAEKMTGYFEKDALGKSAIDLFISESRKKEMSEKIMGIVNGRSGINKEFSILGKNGIEFSALWNANQVHGADGSVEGYIFIGVDISERRALEKKLNRLAYYDPLTDLPNRVLLEKHFSKMLGEADSNGKKIAFIYMDIDNFKNINDTMGHTMGDTFIASIADILSDIVKLPNMVGRLSGDEFAMLIFDVESESDIKQYTDEILSRFKQSWILDNQEFFLSTSMGVAMYPEHGRSIETLLQNSDTAMFHVKENGKDGVAIYRPDMRDKTWKHIFMSNHLRNAICNRELFMVYQPQVDLQTGELVGVEGLIRWIHPERGFISPGEFIPFAEQNGYIKEITDWTIEVACKQIDLWKKKGYDGFKVSINLSSKLINQPGMMEFIKEKIDEYDVDPMNFCLEITETAIIDSLERSIETLNEFRKIGVSVALDDFGTGYSSLTYLHKLPIDVLKVDREFLVDIVDANHESYIFESIMGLAHNMGLQVIAEGIETEGQANFLRKASCDLAQGYYFSKPISVKELEELLENRIKVG
- a CDS encoding phosphotransferase; translation: MKNGLESRIKSYIEAKNLAEKLGLERDFKIRFLAQGEYNINYLVEDRAKKLVFRANTASQLGLENQIEYEYNALKALELSGVTPRAHYVDGKKDVLDYGVLVMEFLEGVPLDYSKDLRTAATIFGKIHSLDTEGLDETFIVESDILSSRVREARMWLGDYMDSPKVDVKLKSFFQNFLDWAEANSHKETYFKQDKWHVVNNTEVNSHNFIIGEERSYLIDWEKPVISDPCQDITQFIAETTTSWKGSYVLSRDEKKDFFKHYAKNLSAGDRGIEERVQIYAPYLYLRALSWCAYAWLEYQNPDKEIVNMDTFMKIEQYLDVDFMEKLISPLK
- a CDS encoding TIGR04283 family arsenosugar biosynthesis glycosyltransferase, which produces MISIIVPVLNEESTISKLLEQLNRLRGDKEIIVVDGGSSDRTVEIAGNMAVVVESERGRANQMNAGASMAKGDILWFVHSDSIVDENSISAIEVAISEGYIGGGFSIYFYDYTDAVIRFITWTSNWRAKHSGMYYGDQSLFLRRDLFESIGGYPKLALMEDFEISLRLRKAGKMKLLPERIGSSARRFKSGGSLRTLLFMHKIKILYVLGKDTEELNKMYRECR